GCCATAGATAAGAATGAAGTCATGGCACCTGAGTATGGAAAACACAATCTTCACAACATGTTTTCAGAAATGTGTTGATCAAAATTTTCAGACCTCAGATGCAGAGCCTGAGGCCCTAATTTTCCAGATGTACCCCGGCAGCAAGTCACGGGATAAGTGAAAACAAAATATGGAATATAATTAAATGGATCTCCAGACTGCAACAGTATTAAAACAGATGCataggtgtaggtgtgtgtgtgtgtgatgtttgtcttcATGAGAAATTGATTTCACAAGTGCTCCATATAATATCCTAGCAGACATGAAGAAGTTGTTTGCTTTCACTATTTCCTTCTTGGTCCTGAAGTTTTCTCTTATCTTTTGCAGTTTGACCGAACCTGGTTGTTTTTGGAGAATAAAGAATAATGAAGACGATGATGGAGATTTGCAAAATGACTGTGGTTTTGTTCTTCTAGTAGATGACCTACCCATAGAAAAATCACATTATAATCATGTCATCTTTTTTAGGTAAGTcatcaaattaattttttctaCAAGGTCATAATTAGAAATATGTAGCTGTGCATacaaacagtgattttttttgtccTGTTCTACCCACAGTAACATTAGTAAGTACTGAAAATTAACCCTCATGTTACTTACAGTGTGATACTTTCAAATGTGTCACAGTTTAGTTTGGATTTAGTACATTGAGCTCCAATTCACAAAGCTGGACAATGAGAAAATGTAAATTCTATAATTTGCCTTCTTGTGGATTTCATTTGCTGAAAGATGCCGTTGCACAAGGTGTCTTGATCTGCCTTGAATTCACCATCAACACCGCTATAAAGAGTTCAATATGAAGAGGCTCTATCACTGTCTATTTTCAATTGTCTGCCCAGGATTCCTATATCAGCATGCATTCTAAAGACCTTCATAAAAAATTATTGAATATTGGTCTCTATCAGTTGGgcatacattcatacattgaaatacatatgtgtgtagtatACATGATCAAATGTATAATATTACAAATATAGTTGTGAATATACATGTAGAAAACCTGCCATGTTTGAGATTCTGTTACTAGCGTATTATTTTGGTCCACTTGTGCATATGTACAGTCACAGACTAGTTTATGATCAGTATCAGATAGGTGGTCAATATTGCTATTaattagtgaataaataaaacaatagagAAATTCTAGGAGGATTATTTTACTTCCTGTATATAAGAATCTCTTCTCAATGTCTACATAGTTCTCAGATTTCATGTGTGAGATGATATCAGTGGTGACAGCAGATCAGAGTTATGAAGGAAGAAGTGTTGAAATAGCTCACCTAGTCACAAagacttctttcttttatgaactgAAGTTTCCTGTGCTTTACTGTCTCTGATGCTCATCCCATCTCTTATTAATTTCCACATCTTTTGGACTTTAAGAATACATTTTCCAATTGTTAGCCACAATACACTGTGCAAACTTTGATACTAATGGTTGCATCATATTACTACTATTTTTGGATGTTATTTCAGTATgaactgtatttttgttttatcctaTGTTATTCCACACCTCATcagtaaaataatagaaattctcATTAATGACTCTTTTACAAGCAGTAATAATGTTTATAATTGAAATATATGAACTATGTCAATCCACGTTTGTGGTTTAACATGAAAACAGCTCTAAAGACTCAATTGAAATATGCAAATCTGAGCAAAAGTGCATGTTTAGTGTCTTTACTTGTGATGAGAGGAAATTGCCAATAGTAATAGATGTACTAGGAGGCTGTGATGGAACATATGAACACATTTCAAGTGGAGAAAAGATCTCAGTGCACAGACATCATGTAAAGGATGGCAGAATATTAGTAAAACTGAGGTGTTAAGAGAAATCTGATACATTTTTTAGTACATCGACATAGTAACATTGACACTAAAAGGCAACATCAAATTGATGTGTAAACAAGCCCCAAAGGATAATAACATTGTTATGTggtatattttctcattttacataTTTCAACTGGATATATAAATTTAAGTGACATGTATCATAAAGAAATTGATGAAATgagcattttcttaatatttaacaTGAAAGagtttttcatattttcctaTTTGTAAAATTTTACCACTGATTAAACAAATTCTCTCATAGAAAACATGAATAAATTGTTTTCGTAATCTTATTATTAGACAATTTATAtagataaattttatataataaaatttgaatactCTACCTGAAATAGTACTATACGATAGCTCTTGAATATATTTCTTAATGATTtactcttaaatattttatgttcttttactATGCTTCAATTGTAAACAATATCTTGTATGCTTTGAAACATACTTTTGTACTCAGGTATTAGAAATAGAATCctgagggccagagagatggttccatagttaagagcactaactgttcttcccaTGATCCTGAagtcaatccccagcaaccacatggtggctcacaaccatcagtaattgGCTTTGATGCCTCCCTCTGGTATCTCAGAAAATAGTGacagtatacacacatgtataaaataaataaatcttttaaaaaagaaatgggatTCTGAGTTGTGGATATTGTTGCATATATGTCAATGATATTTTAGGGTACTAAAACATATGAAAGTTGAATGAAATATCTTGAAGTATTATTTGATTCTTAAAATAATTGATATGATTAAgatatttgatatttaaaattttaaataaaaaaattaaaaagaatgtgtTATGGATTAGATACATGGTTCAAGTCATAAGGTTTTGTTTCTGTGGATATAGAACTCTAAGACTATTGTATAGTATGGAGTCTTACTCTCTAAGAATGTAATCAACTCATGGGTGATATTCAGAGATAAATCAAGCTCTTTATGGATTTTcatgaatataaaaattatcataTCAGACCAACCTATGTTTATGAATTCTTATACTGTTTTCAACTGCAATCATGTCTAATTACCCaggtttattttagaaaaaaaaacagaatttagaCAGAAGTGTATCATGTCTTGTAGTGCAACATTTACTGCAagtgaagagaaaatttcatGTTTTGTACATTCTTTTTAATCATCCCTGTGACTTCTTTTAGAATACCACCAAGTAAATATGAGGTTTTTTTGGCATTGTTTTTTGTTACCAATGAGATCAACAAAAATCCTCTTCTTTTACCCAACATGACTTTGAAATTTTCCATCATTGTGGGCATGTGTGAAGATACATTTGGACTTCTggataataaatatttagaaaaaaccAGTACTTCGAGGTTTCTTAATTATGACTGTACACAACGCCGTAGATGTGATATACAACTTACAGGACCATCATGGATGACAGCCTTAAAACTGGCAGTTAATAATAGAAAACCAAAGGTGAGAATGTGTGACACTGGATGAGTTAACACCTTCTTTATTCCATTCCATGTTTCTAGGAAGAAAACTTGGGCAGCATGCATTTGTGAGTGTGCTGTTATACATATTTTGAAGGATTAGATACTCAGATAATAGATGTATTGGGGGAAGAGGCAAAAGTGTTTCCTAGACTATTCAGACTTTTCAGGAATATTATGGAATCTGATAGGAATAATACATAATATTGATATGGGAATGATACTATCCTTAATAGGAATTCTGATGGTATTCTGAAAATAACATTACTCATATATAAGACAaaactttctaaaattatattcCTCTTGTGgatgtttcattcttttttccatatcctttaggttttttttggACCATTTAATCCAAACTTGAGTGACCATGATCAATTTCCCTATGTCTGTCAGATAGCAACCAAGGACACATGTTTGTCCTCTGCCATGGTCTCCTTAATGTTACATTTTAAATGGACTTGGATAGGAGTAGTCATCCCAAGTGATGACCAGGGTATACAGTTTCTCTCAGacatgagagaagaaatgcaaagatATGGGATCTGTTTAGCCTTTGTGAATGTGATACCAGAAACCATGCAGCTATACTTGGAAAGAGCTACGATATATGATAAACAAATTATGATATCATCAGCAAAGGTTGTTGTCATTTATGGTCAAATGAACTCTACTCTAGAAATCAGCTTTAGAAGGTGGGAAGATTTAGGATTATGGAGAATCTGGATCACAACTTCACAATGGGATGTCATCACATATAAAAGAGATTTCAGCCTTGATTTCTTCCATGGGACTGTCACTTTTGCACACCACCATGGTGAGATTTCTAAATTTTGGAAATTTATACAAACAATGGACACCTCCATATACCCAATAGACCGTTTTAAAACTAAACTTGAGTGGAATAATTTTAATTGTTCAACCTCCAAAAACAACAATAGCACAAttgatcattttaaatttaacaaCACATGGGAATGGTTAGCACAGCAGAGATTTCATATGGACCTGAGTGAAGAAGGTTACAATTTGTATAATGCTGTGTATGCTGTGGCCCACACCTACCACGAACTCATTTTTCAACAAGTGGAGTctcaggaaaagacaaaaatcagaGGATTATTTTTTGACTGTCAGAAGGTAAAGTTTCTTATATTTCATTATGCTTAGATTTattaatgtgatattttaaatagCCCCTGacaaacacacattcatttgTTAGAGATTATTCTctcaataaaaattttctataCTACAAATTCTCTAATGAACATTTCACAAGGATAACATATAATAGGACAgaatatttattgtataaatatCAGTTACTTTTTTGAAAATTGGTCTTAACATTTTAGCAAATGagttcaatatttaaaataggAGTCAAGAGTTTTatcataaaaaccttaaattaaCTAGACTAGAATAATTTTCTCAAGAATTGATATATGGACTATTATTAATAGTTATCCATTAAAAGTAACACTTATAAAAACATAATTGATGAAGACCaggccttttattttgtttatatttatttcacttatgTATGCTATATGTACATTATAGATGAACTACCAGTATTTTTTCCACAACTTCCAGACATTCAGGCTTCCAGCTTATTCTCACGTTCATGATTTCACTTTGTTCATAattttgcacatgcacacacacacgcacacaccatgTTCATTGTTATTTGGTAAGCATTTGTTCTATCACATTTTTCCTTAAAACATTAATATGAAGTATATTAATTTTCAATTACCAGTTAGATATATTACATTTTACTACATGGACTAACTTTAGTACAGCTGTCCTTTCTGTAAGCTGTTTAAAAATCAGGGGACATTCTCAATTTCACTTTGCCTTAATTGATATGCTTATGTAATCATGTAATGATGGATCTCATTTAGGTGGCTTCTGTTCTGAAGACCAGAGTATTTACGAACCCTCTAGGAGAAGTCGTGAAGATGAATCATAGAGAAAGTCAGTGTGCCATATATGACATTTTTGACATTTGGAATTCTCCACAAGGTTTtggattaaaagtgaaaataggaaGCTATTTTCCATATTTCCCACAGAGCCAAAAACTTCAtatatctgaagatttggagtGGGTCACAGGGATAACATCGGTGTGTATGCcacaatttttattcttttcagtatacctaaattttaaaatatgtggcaATGTAGTATTAGTTCTGTGGTTAAGATCAatcgttgctcttgcagaaggcccATCCTCAGTCACCAGCATCAAAATTTGGTAACACACAACTTCCTATAAATCAAGGTCATAGGGATGAAAGGACTCTGGATTACACATTCTTATGCACCTCATAGCatgaaaaatttatatatatatattatataatataaaatattatataatatatatgatatataataataatatagttatattattattatataataatatattacatatattattttcataGCATGAaagtaatacatatatatgtatatatatagtgattTTGTATAAATATCTTGATAGCCTAATGAAGAACAGCATATACCCATTAACAGATATATTTCTCCACATTTAAGGCTTTTTTAAGCTCATAAAAACTTCTGTAAGAGTTTTATACAACACACTTTGTTCATATGCATCAAACAAGTTTTTCTGATCTACCCTATCATCTCTCCCACCAAACTCAGtatccttatttttttatttatacatcatGTGATAGAAACTGGTACCACATAAGTATTCTTTTTGGATTTAATCAGCTTAGAAGGGAAATTTTAATATCTACTATACAAGCATTGCACATATAATATCAGATAATGTAGTAAATATTTTGTAACATTCAGGGCAGTACACAAATTAATAAAGTACCTGAAATTGATCTGATGCTTGATGGCAGTAGAATATGTATAGCCATATCTGTTAATGACcatgaatatgtatgtacatatacatgtgcatatgtttgtgtaagTGTACATGatgtatgtgcacttgtgtatgatgtatacatatatgatgcatattatatatgatctatatctaatatatatatctCCTCAGGTTCCAACCTCTACTTGTAGTGTGACATGCACACTTGGATTCAGGAAAATTCATCAGGAACAAACACCAGACTGCTGCTTTGATTGTGCTCAGTGTCCAGAAAATGAGATTTCCAATGAGACAGGTACATATTTGCAAGCAGGAAAAATTTCTGATTTTGAGTATCTTCTCTTTCCAAACTAGAAATGTGAGATGGCCTACCTAGATGGAaactgaaggcctgaaatctcgATTTCAGAATTTAATCCTTTGAATGGTTTCAAAAGTTTTGGACCCAGAAAATAACCTGAAATATATTCTACAAACAACTCATTTTTCTCACAATATCATAgttattgattttatattttgtggaagacATTTAGGGGGACAAACATCTGTAACTattcataaacaaaattttaGGCATAGTCTATGCATATGTTCAGTCTTCCTAATTCCATGTACAAAGCAGCTTGACTATATGATTGGTTCCATAATCTTTCTCTCCTATCAGCTAGTTTTGTCCCTGGCAAAATGATCAGGATAACACTTGTTATTTA
This genomic stretch from Arvicanthis niloticus isolate mArvNil1 chromosome 30, mArvNil1.pat.X, whole genome shotgun sequence harbors:
- the LOC143440917 gene encoding vomeronasal type-2 receptor 116-like — translated: MKKLFAFTISFLVLKFSLIFCSLTEPGCFWRIKNNEDDDGDLQNDCGFVLLVDDLPIEKSHYNHVIFFRIPPSKYEVFLALFFVTNEINKNPLLLPNMTLKFSIIVGMCEDTFGLLDNKYLEKTSTSRFLNYDCTQRRRCDIQLTGPSWMTALKLAVNNRKPKVFFGPFNPNLSDHDQFPYVCQIATKDTCLSSAMVSLMLHFKWTWIGVVIPSDDQGIQFLSDMREEMQRYGICLAFVNVIPETMQLYLERATIYDKQIMISSAKVVVIYGQMNSTLEISFRRWEDLGLWRIWITTSQWDVITYKRDFSLDFFHGTVTFAHHHGEISKFWKFIQTMDTSIYPIDRFKTKLEWNNFNCSTSKNNNSTIDHFKFNNTWEWLAQQRFHMDLSEEGYNLYNAVYAVAHTYHELIFQQVESQEKTKIRGLFFDCQKVASVLKTRVFTNPLGEVVKMNHRESQCAIYDIFDIWNSPQGFGLKVKIGSYFPYFPQSQKLHISEDLEWVTGITSVPTSTCSVTCTLGFRKIHQEQTPDCCFDCAQCPENEISNETADMEQCVRCPDDKYANFEQTHCLQRTVSFLAYEDPLGMALGCTALSFSALTVLVLVTFVKYKTTPIVKANNCILSYILLLSLILCFLCSLLFIGHPNKATCILQQTTFGVFFTVAVSTVLAKTITVVMAFKLTTPGIKMRGMLVSGIPNLVIPICTLIQLVLCGAWLLASPPFIDRDTQSEHGKTIIVCNKGSAIAFHFVLGYLGSLALASFTVAFMARNLPDRFNEAKFLTFSMLVFCSVWITFLPVYHSTRGKVMVAVEVFSILASSAGVLGCIFVPKCYVILVRPD